A region of Planococcus sp. MSAK28401 DNA encodes the following proteins:
- a CDS encoding LLM class flavin-dependent oxidoreductase: MTVLNILDYSPIDEGETAASALRSTAELAKLADRLGYKRYWVAEHHQVFSVAGSSPEMLMMHLATLTERLRIGSGGVMLPHYSAYKVAENFRLLEALHPDRIDLGVGRSPSFRLVNQALNESKGKRVPYAQQLIDLEKYFTDDVDTEHRFQKLKATPVTETAPELWLLGTGEGSAKLAAERGMAYAYAHFARPEQAGIDAIKRYRETFVPSGLRQQPHVAIAVFAIVGDTEQQAEQLAKAFDLWLLFVESDFQPPYYPSVETAEKRRLSATEQERVERNRSRMLVGTAEQVKQQIEAVAEQFEADEITIIPNIAGHQARMDTVRLLAEAFNMK, encoded by the coding sequence ATGACCGTCTTGAATATTTTGGATTACTCGCCGATTGATGAAGGCGAAACGGCAGCTTCCGCGCTGCGTTCCACTGCGGAATTAGCAAAACTGGCAGATCGATTGGGTTATAAACGCTATTGGGTCGCGGAGCACCATCAAGTGTTTTCCGTTGCGGGCAGTTCGCCGGAAATGCTGATGATGCATCTCGCGACACTCACCGAACGTCTGCGCATCGGCTCGGGCGGCGTTATGCTGCCGCATTACAGCGCCTATAAAGTAGCGGAGAATTTCCGTCTGCTCGAAGCGCTGCACCCGGACCGGATCGATCTCGGCGTCGGGCGTTCGCCGAGCTTCCGGCTCGTCAACCAGGCGCTCAATGAATCCAAAGGCAAGCGCGTGCCCTACGCCCAGCAGCTCATCGACCTGGAGAAATATTTCACCGATGATGTGGACACGGAACACCGCTTCCAGAAACTAAAAGCGACACCAGTGACGGAGACAGCGCCTGAATTGTGGCTGCTCGGGACAGGCGAAGGCTCTGCGAAACTCGCGGCTGAACGCGGCATGGCATATGCCTATGCACATTTCGCGCGCCCTGAACAAGCAGGCATCGATGCGATCAAACGCTACCGGGAAACCTTCGTGCCGTCCGGATTGCGTCAACAGCCGCATGTCGCCATCGCTGTTTTTGCCATTGTCGGCGATACGGAACAACAAGCCGAACAACTCGCCAAAGCATTCGATTTATGGCTGTTATTCGTCGAATCGGATTTCCAGCCGCCGTATTACCCGTCGGTCGAGACCGCTGAAAAGCGGCGCCTCAGTGCAACCGAGCAAGAACGCGTCGAACGTAACCGGAGCCGCATGCTCGTCGGCACGGCCGAACAAGTCAAGCAGCAAATCGAAGCCGTCGCCGAACAGTTCGAAGCCGATGAAATTACCATCATTCCGAATATTGCCGGCCATCAGGCGCGTATGGACACTGTGCGTTTACTGGCGGAAGCATTTAATATGAAGTGA
- a CDS encoding cation diffusion facilitator family transporter: protein MKEFIGLLKFGTKSALWAAIVNTIVAIIKTAAYLITGNVAMFAEMMHSYGDAANQFFVFIGSALSKKEPTERFPGGFGRLVNLVLLGAVLVVGVLAYETIVEGIHHISDATHSEEWFWLNIGVLGTAAMLEAAVLYKAMKEITEHLPKDQVSGFKIIPASYKHAKEAKPATKLVFLEDNVAVGGALLALLAIVVSTYTPFHSATGYASIIIGISLIIVVGRIFLDNAAGVLGVADLGLQARIGSKIMEHPQIRDIQDLYAIKEGDSLHIEIKVEVDPSMTIEEADDIRDYIEQQLKEKIKNVTDVIIEFDEDDGKVTWTKPQE from the coding sequence ATGAAAGAATTTATCGGGTTGCTGAAATTCGGTACGAAATCGGCATTATGGGCAGCAATTGTCAACACGATTGTTGCCATCATCAAAACTGCAGCTTATCTTATCACCGGTAACGTCGCCATGTTTGCAGAAATGATGCATAGTTACGGCGATGCCGCTAACCAGTTTTTTGTATTCATAGGGTCTGCACTAAGCAAGAAAGAGCCGACGGAACGGTTTCCCGGCGGATTTGGCCGTTTAGTGAATCTTGTTTTATTGGGCGCTGTCCTGGTGGTTGGGGTACTTGCCTATGAAACAATTGTAGAAGGAATCCATCACATTTCAGACGCCACTCATTCTGAGGAGTGGTTCTGGCTTAACATTGGCGTCTTGGGAACAGCAGCCATGCTCGAAGCCGCAGTGCTTTATAAAGCCATGAAAGAAATCACTGAACATTTACCGAAAGATCAAGTCAGCGGCTTCAAAATCATTCCGGCAAGTTACAAACACGCCAAAGAAGCAAAACCAGCTACCAAACTGGTCTTTTTAGAAGACAATGTGGCAGTCGGCGGAGCGTTATTGGCATTATTGGCTATTGTTGTCTCCACCTACACTCCATTTCATAGCGCAACCGGCTATGCCTCCATCATCATCGGGATTTCGCTTATTATAGTCGTAGGCCGAATTTTCCTCGACAATGCAGCCGGCGTTCTCGGAGTGGCAGATCTCGGCTTGCAGGCACGCATTGGCAGCAAAATCATGGAGCATCCGCAAATAAGGGATATTCAAGATTTATATGCTATAAAAGAAGGAGATAGCCTTCATATCGAAATCAAGGTGGAAGTAGACCCGTCAATGACGATTGAAGAAGCAGATGATATCCGGGATTATATTGAACAACAACTCAAAGAAAAGATAAAGAATGTCACAGATGTCATCATTGAATTTGACGAGGACGACGGGAAAGTTACTTGGACCAAGCCGCAGGAGTAA
- a CDS encoding F510_1955 family glycosylhydrolase: MKNNWLWSVMAAGLFISACSAETAQQETENPTDTASESTEETETASAVDSAAKELEVPFDGVMDHVHGMGYIEENGGLYFASHHGLKVYRDGKWTEIEDQYHDFMGFNATATGFVSSGHPDMQSGMQNPLGIKRSDDGGETFDDLGFEGETDFHEMAAGYNTNNLFVFNPQPNSEMDAGFHRSDDAGETWQQTAAEGLEGKVTYLAMHPDDSMVIAAVSNQGIFLSEDGGESFTRITEGELGTAAFFSEDALYYGTYSEEAKLVKRDLSGGEREISLPDMTEDGVVYLAQHPENAEQLAIYTAKGHAWLTQDAGENWAQILNAGQVQ, translated from the coding sequence ATGAAAAACAACTGGTTATGGTCGGTGATGGCAGCCGGGCTATTCATTTCAGCTTGCAGCGCAGAAACGGCTCAACAGGAAACAGAAAACCCAACCGATACGGCATCTGAATCAACGGAAGAAACCGAAACGGCTTCAGCTGTCGATAGTGCGGCAAAGGAGCTGGAAGTTCCGTTTGATGGCGTCATGGATCATGTCCATGGCATGGGGTATATCGAAGAGAACGGCGGCTTGTATTTCGCATCCCATCACGGCTTAAAAGTGTATCGCGACGGGAAATGGACTGAAATTGAAGACCAATACCACGATTTCATGGGCTTTAATGCAACGGCGACTGGTTTTGTCTCGTCGGGGCATCCAGATATGCAATCCGGGATGCAAAATCCGCTCGGCATCAAACGCAGCGATGACGGCGGCGAAACTTTCGACGACCTCGGATTTGAAGGAGAAACGGATTTTCATGAAATGGCAGCCGGCTATAATACTAACAATTTGTTCGTCTTCAACCCGCAGCCAAATTCCGAAATGGACGCTGGCTTCCACCGGAGTGATGATGCCGGCGAAACCTGGCAGCAGACAGCGGCAGAAGGGCTGGAAGGGAAAGTGACGTATCTCGCAATGCATCCCGATGATTCAATGGTGATCGCAGCGGTATCAAACCAGGGAATTTTCTTGTCTGAAGACGGCGGCGAGAGTTTTACGCGCATCACGGAAGGCGAACTCGGAACCGCCGCATTCTTCAGTGAAGACGCGCTTTATTACGGCACGTACAGCGAAGAGGCAAAACTGGTGAAACGTGATCTGTCGGGCGGCGAGCGGGAGATTTCCTTGCCGGATATGACGGAAGACGGCGTTGTTTACCTGGCGCAGCATCCTGAGAATGCGGAGCAACTGGCGATTTATACAGCGAAAGGCCACGCATGGCTGACACAGGATGCCGGTGAAAACTGGGCACAAATCTTAAATGCAGGGCAAGTGCAGTAA
- a CDS encoding phytoene desaturase family protein — protein MTKRILVVGAGIGGLTAGSLLAKEGYEVTVLEAAAELGGCAGKYKRHPYLFPVGATLGMGLEPGGIHERVFRRLGKQMELEPLERVMEMIHPKGTFVFHKDRRRHVRELADHFPEHRTAILSFYAELYRTARITRTLMGPLPALPPDNVREWAALTKALRPVHLRLLPKFQLTLGQVLKKHGLDELDAFRHVLDGLLIDSMQTTTEDVSYLLAAVALDIYHEGAYYVPGGLYRFAEVMADSIKENGGKVKKPRTVQTLEHKDGIWHASDQRGNVYEADAVVFNAPIQLLTELLPVDHHHRLKRPLQEVIDTETWTTLTLYLALDTEKLMEPLPEFRQLSSGAAMDEGHHFFMSASRMDDRLRAPEGFQTVTISTHSKPAYWQSQEDYEAMRTELSERMLDLIEQHIPGFRSAIVHVESGAPLAWQHYTGRPNGYVGGFAQTLDAALFKSISHHSGLPELYLTGDHIFPGGGTIGVAASGIHCARSISGKALLT, from the coding sequence ATGACAAAACGCATATTGGTCGTTGGTGCTGGCATCGGCGGATTGACGGCCGGATCCTTGCTGGCAAAAGAAGGCTATGAAGTGACCGTGCTCGAAGCTGCAGCAGAACTCGGCGGCTGCGCTGGAAAATACAAGCGCCACCCGTATTTATTTCCGGTTGGTGCCACGCTCGGCATGGGACTCGAGCCTGGCGGTATTCATGAACGCGTATTCCGCCGTCTCGGAAAGCAAATGGAACTCGAACCGCTCGAGCGGGTGATGGAAATGATCCATCCGAAAGGCACCTTCGTTTTCCATAAAGACCGCAGGAGGCATGTGCGGGAACTCGCTGATCATTTTCCAGAGCACCGAACCGCCATCCTGTCGTTCTATGCGGAACTGTACCGCACGGCACGCATCACCCGCACCTTGATGGGGCCGCTTCCGGCGCTGCCGCCTGACAATGTACGGGAATGGGCGGCGCTCACGAAAGCCTTGCGCCCGGTTCATTTGCGCCTGCTGCCAAAATTCCAGCTGACACTCGGGCAAGTGTTGAAAAAGCACGGCCTCGACGAACTCGATGCGTTTCGCCATGTGCTGGATGGGCTGCTGATCGACAGCATGCAGACGACGACGGAAGATGTTTCGTACTTGCTCGCGGCGGTGGCGCTCGATATTTACCACGAAGGCGCTTATTACGTCCCGGGTGGCTTGTATCGTTTCGCCGAAGTGATGGCGGACAGCATCAAAGAAAATGGCGGCAAAGTGAAAAAGCCGCGCACCGTGCAGACACTCGAACACAAAGACGGCATCTGGCACGCGAGCGACCAGCGCGGCAATGTATACGAAGCGGATGCCGTCGTCTTCAATGCGCCGATCCAGTTATTGACCGAGCTGTTGCCGGTTGATCATCACCACCGATTAAAACGCCCGCTGCAAGAAGTCATCGATACCGAAACGTGGACGACTTTGACTTTGTACTTGGCACTCGACACGGAGAAACTCATGGAACCTCTCCCTGAATTCCGCCAGCTCTCAAGCGGTGCGGCCATGGACGAAGGGCATCATTTCTTCATGTCGGCATCGCGCATGGATGACCGGCTGCGCGCACCCGAAGGCTTCCAGACCGTAACCATTTCGACGCATTCGAAGCCGGCCTATTGGCAGTCGCAGGAGGATTACGAAGCGATGCGCACTGAACTTTCGGAGCGTATGCTGGATTTGATTGAACAGCATATCCCGGGCTTTCGCTCGGCGATCGTCCATGTCGAAAGCGGCGCACCACTTGCCTGGCAGCATTATACGGGACGGCCGAACGGCTATGTGGGCGGCTTCGCGCAAACTTTGGATGCGGCATTGTTCAAATCGATCTCGCATCACAGTGGGCTGCCGGAGCTGTACTTGACAGGCGACCATATCTTCCCGGGCGGCGGCACAATCGGCGTCGCTGCAAGCGGCATTCATTGCGCACGTTCCATTTCCGGAAAAGCTTTGCTGACGTAA
- a CDS encoding four-helix bundle copper-binding protein: protein MVEHAKHAELSKTLHDCMVACNHCFDACLKEDDVKMMAECIRLDRECADMCAYLAQAIERNSPFVSQLAKVCAEICEACGNECKKHDHEHCQKCAEACLKCVEACRQVA, encoded by the coding sequence ATGGTAGAACATGCAAAACACGCAGAACTGTCCAAGACGCTCCATGACTGCATGGTGGCGTGCAATCATTGTTTCGATGCTTGCCTGAAAGAAGACGATGTGAAAATGATGGCCGAGTGCATCCGGCTCGACCGCGAATGCGCCGACATGTGCGCCTATTTGGCCCAAGCCATTGAACGCAACTCGCCGTTCGTCTCACAGCTCGCGAAAGTATGCGCGGAGATTTGTGAAGCATGCGGAAATGAATGCAAAAAACATGACCATGAGCATTGCCAAAAATGTGCGGAAGCTTGCTTGAAATGCGTAGAAGCTTGCAGACAAGTGGCATAA
- a CDS encoding GNAT family N-acetyltransferase, whose product MFIHKIDEEVALKLVEMQDAERVFQLTDRSRAVLKEWLPWLDHTKTVEDTKNFIQSGAESFALGKSLNCAIVYRGELAGIAGFNEINEAKQTAYIGYWLDTEYQGKGIMTRVAGALTDYALTERGLNKVEIRAAVDNEKSRNIPIRLGFTQEGIIRQGEWLYDHFVDSVVYGMLKSEWPSEKGE is encoded by the coding sequence ATGTTTATACATAAGATTGATGAAGAGGTAGCGTTGAAATTGGTCGAGATGCAAGACGCGGAACGGGTTTTTCAATTGACGGACCGTTCGCGTGCTGTACTGAAGGAATGGCTGCCATGGCTCGATCACACGAAAACCGTCGAGGATACGAAAAATTTCATCCAGTCCGGCGCCGAAAGTTTCGCACTCGGCAAAAGCTTGAATTGCGCAATCGTCTACCGCGGCGAACTGGCCGGAATCGCTGGTTTCAACGAAATCAATGAAGCGAAACAGACGGCCTATATTGGCTATTGGCTCGATACCGAATACCAGGGAAAAGGCATCATGACAAGGGTAGCCGGAGCGCTGACGGATTATGCGTTAACAGAGCGCGGGCTCAATAAAGTCGAGATCCGCGCAGCGGTCGACAACGAGAAAAGCCGCAACATTCCAATCCGCCTCGGCTTTACGCAAGAAGGCATAATCCGCCAAGGAGAATGGCTATACGATCATTTTGTCGACAGTGTCGTCTACGGCATGCTGAAATCGGAATGGCCATCTGAAAAAGGCGAATGA
- a CDS encoding DUF5316 family protein, whose protein sequence is MKHFLLGLLVSGLIALIAFLADDWALLFPIAGAVAVIALVWAVISSITAGKQVKSSFNTSSERRRAQQARNAKVKNLVLFALPNLVLALVGLFILS, encoded by the coding sequence ATGAAGCACTTTCTACTCGGCCTTCTCGTATCAGGCCTGATCGCACTCATCGCTTTCCTGGCGGATGACTGGGCGCTGTTGTTCCCGATCGCTGGCGCAGTCGCCGTCATCGCACTCGTCTGGGCGGTCATTTCGTCCATCACGGCAGGCAAGCAAGTGAAATCTTCATTCAACACGAGTTCTGAACGCCGCCGGGCACAGCAGGCGCGCAACGCCAAAGTGAAAAACCTCGTGTTGTTCGCGTTGCCGAATTTGGTCTTGGCGCTCGTCGGATTGTTCATACTTTCCTAA
- a CDS encoding class I SAM-dependent methyltransferase, which produces MLSYYSSLSAEVYDLDKPIGKSFGDVEFYRERLAGNEGRILEPATGTGRLLVPLLEDGLHIDGFDSSPEMLDICRVHCKERGLHPKLFEADMETFRIDVEYDAIILPAGTFQLLAGREQAIKALKNFRKHLAPGGRLLVDLYVPQGFEVDRPRTRTWQTKAGEVITLESKTVEVDWIKQYSVSHNRYEKWQGGKLIQTELERFPMRWYGVEEFKLLLGSQGFEDIIVSSNYEYGQYPKNAQHAVTFEAIAHI; this is translated from the coding sequence ATGCTCAGCTATTATAGTTCCTTGTCCGCGGAAGTGTACGACCTCGATAAGCCGATCGGCAAATCGTTCGGCGATGTCGAGTTCTACAGGGAGCGGCTTGCTGGAAATGAAGGGCGCATTTTAGAACCGGCCACCGGGACCGGCCGCTTGCTCGTGCCGCTGCTGGAAGACGGCCTTCACATCGACGGCTTTGACAGTTCGCCTGAAATGCTCGATATTTGCCGCGTCCATTGCAAAGAACGCGGCTTGCATCCGAAATTATTCGAAGCGGATATGGAAACTTTCCGCATCGACGTCGAATACGACGCCATCATTTTGCCTGCAGGAACGTTCCAGCTGCTTGCGGGGCGCGAACAGGCGATCAAAGCCTTGAAGAATTTCCGCAAACACTTGGCACCGGGCGGACGGTTGCTCGTCGATTTGTACGTCCCGCAAGGCTTCGAAGTCGACCGGCCGAGAACACGGACTTGGCAGACGAAAGCCGGCGAAGTCATCACGCTTGAGAGCAAGACCGTCGAAGTCGATTGGATCAAGCAGTATTCCGTCTCCCATAACCGCTACGAGAAGTGGCAAGGCGGCAAGCTAATTCAAACCGAACTCGAACGCTTCCCGATGCGCTGGTACGGCGTCGAGGAATTCAAGCTTCTGCTTGGCAGCCAAGGGTTTGAAGACATCATCGTCTCGTCCAATTACGAATACGGGCAATACCCGAAAAACGCTCAGCATGCCGTCACTTTTGAAGCAATCGCACATATTTGA